The Novipirellula aureliae genomic interval AATATTTTTTCGCTGTGCAGGATTCTGGCCGGCTTCAGATTTTCATACGAAAGTTTAGTTGAGCAATGATGGTGAAACGACACGGATTCCTGTTCGGCCTGCTGGCCGTTTCAATAACGGTTTATGCGGATGTGGGTGAGATCGCCTTTGCTCCACGGATTTCTCCTAGGAATTTTCGCGCACCGTTCACAGTTGCGGAAGGATGGGGGACTTTCAGCCAGTCCATCCGTGACAAACAAATGCAGGCCAAACTCGAGCCGAAATGGGGGAGCCTTGTCGTCGGGCAAACAACGCTAGATCCTGGCAAAGTGGATATGCGAAAGGTGGTGGTTACCTGCGATGGAAAGCCATTGGCTGCGGCAGTCGATATGATTGAAAACAACGCGGTGGTTCGGCTCGAAGCTCCGGTGCAACTGCAAGAAAATCAAGAGCTGCGTTTGGTATTGGTTCCATACGAAGAGGAAACATCGAACGTAAAGACAGAACAATTTCCATCCTCAAGAAACAAACAGTAACGATGAGAATACTAATTGGTTTCGCATTCATTTTGACTTCCGCTATTTTCCAAAGCGCGGAAGCTGTAGAAATGGATGTGAACTGGGAACGCTTTTTAGCTCGTCATGACCTGGTCTGGACGGAGCTTCCAACCGCTTGGCATGACGGCCCGTTTCTCGGCAACGGCATGCTTGGCTCAATGATTCATCAGATGGATGATCATACGCTGCGAATTAGTCTCGGTCGCGCGGATATGGAAGAGCATCAGCCGCAAGGAACGGCCTTCATTAAAAACTCCCGCTTGCCGAACGGATATTTTACGCTGAAAACCGTCGGTAAAATGACGGGGTTTGCAGGCCGACTGGATCTTTATCATGCGGAAACCCGAGTGCAGGTAAAAACGGAGCTGGGAACCATTGACATTCGTGGGCTGGTTCACAGCAATGAGATGGTGATCTTCTATGATCTTGAGCCGTCTGATGGTGAGAAGGCATTCCAGCTGGATTTTGTTCCTCTCAAAGCCATCTCGCCGGCGCGTCTGCAGGCGGAGCTTGCCATCAAGGAACAGGGCAATCGAGCGCCGAGCAGCCGACTTGGGTGGGCGCAATCACCGTATAAATACAACCCCGACCCAACGCTAACCAAGCTGGACGGATTTTCCGTTTCCAAACAACCGCTGACCTGCGGCGGGGAGAACGGAACGGCATGGATCGTTAAAGAGCGGTCGAAGGGTCGCAAAGAGCTGTTCATTTCCATTGAACACAGCTACCCAGAGGCTACGGCTACGGCCGATGCGGTCGCCCATCTGAAGGCCATTGAAAATGAGCCGCTTGATCAGTTTGTTGCCAGGCATCGGAAATGGTGGCACGAGTATTATCCGCAGAGTTTCATCAGCATTGATGATACTCGCATGGAAAGCTTTTACTGGATCCAGGTTTACAAGTTTGGCTCTGGCGCGCGCAAAGGGCGGGCGTTCATGGATACCATGGGTCCCTGGATGGTAGAAAATACGGCTTGGGCAAATGGCTGGTTCAATCTGAATACACAGCTGTCCTACTGGTTCCTCTCAACCGCCAATCGGCTGGAAGTGGCGGAGAGCCTCTTTAGCAAACTCGATGAAAAGCTTCCCCAGCTGATCAAAAATATGCCGCCAGAGTGCGAAGGCAAGTGCGCTGGAATTAGTGCGATTACGCCGCAGACCTTTATCAGCCCAGTTGGCCGAGTTGGCGGCGGATATACCGGTGAGCTGCTGTGGACCTGCCATGATTACTGGCTCATGCTCCAACGCACCATGGATGCTCAGCGCAGCACCGAAAAGTTCTTCCCCTTGCTGAAGGCGACCGTCAATACCTATCTCTATTTGATGAAAGAGGGGAACGATGGAAAGATTCATCTGCCCAACACGAAAAATCCCGAATATGGCAACGGTGAGGACTGCAATTTCAATCTGGCACTATTCCGTTGGGGCTGTAAAACGCTCGTATACATCGATGAGCGATATGGCATCAATGATCCGCTGTTACCAACGTGGAAGGATGTCCTTGAACGTCTAGTGGATTATCCAGTCGATGAAACCGGATTTATGATCGCCAAGGGTTATCCCTTCGCGAAATCCCATCGCCATTACTCGCACCTGATGATGATCTATCCGTTGATCGAGGTAAGCTGGGATCAGCCCGAGAATCGTGAGCTGATCAAAAAATCGGTAGACCACTGGATCAATTATCCTGGCACTGGCAATGCGGGCTATTCGTTCAGCGGTGCGGCAGCGATGTATGCATTGATGGAGAACGGCGAAGAAGCGGCGCGGTATCTGGATATATTTATGCGAATGCAGGAGCTGTTCCCGCAGAGCCCAGGGAAGATCTGGTGTACGACCATGTACACGGAAACCGGGCGCATTCAGCCGGTCACGGAAACGCCGCTTTCGCTCTGCGATTCGATGCAGCTGATGCTGTTGCAAAGCAGAGGAGATAAAACCCTGGTGTTCCCGGCGGTTCCCGCGTCATGGAAGAACGTCAGCTTTGCCGGACTCTTGGCAGCCGGCGGCTTTGAGGTCAGCGCGAAGCGTGCGAACGGCAAAACCGCGTTTGTCTGTATCAAGAGTAAGGCAGGTGAGCCGTGTCTGCTGCAGACCGATATCCAACTCAAGCGTGTTGAAGGCATTCCCGAATCAGCCGTTCAACAGGTGGAAGAGGGCCTGTTCAAAATTGACATGAAGAAAGGAGATCAGGTGACCTTCTTTGCGGACGGAGAGGTGAGCGCATCCGTCAGCCCGGTCAAGGCCGAGCCGGAAGACAGCAATACTTTTGGCTTGAACGAGCGATATAACCGAGAAGGCTGATTGAAGGTTCGGTAGATGTTCACGAGAAATACTATCGATGTTGTGAGAAAGGTAACCCTTCAGGATCGCGATCAATCGGAAGATTTCTCAGATGGAGAGCGTGCGAAGATGCGAGTCAGAAGATCGTTGTTGCGGATGCTGTCGAAGGATTTGTGAATCACTAGCGGACTGCGAGAGGACTAGCAGCAATTTTTTCCGGCCAAGCTCGTAGGTGATGTGTTTTCGAATCGACGTAATTAAGTCAAGTTGAAATTGAGCGTTAATGATGAAAGTCAAGATAGCAATGGTGAAGCCATTTGTTGCCGTGATGGCTGGGTTGTTCGTAGGGGCAGCCTCTTTATCAGGGGCACAGACGGATACGGTGGAGACGATGTCGCCGCCCGAGATCTGGGAGGGCTATGATCCTCGCGCGGAGCCGCTTGATGAGGAGGTCCTGAAGACCTGGGAGCAAGACGGGGTTCGCTATAAAGAGGTTTATTTTAACGGCGAGCAGTTTGACGGCGAGTATGTGCGGATTTACGGGATGTATGCGGCCCCCATCGGCGGCAAAAACCTGCCCGCTTTGGTTCACCTCCACGGAGGTGGGCAGACGGTTAATGAAAGCTGGCTCAAAACGCTGACCAGTCGCGGGTATGCAGTGATGACATTTAACTGGGGCGGTGAGTGGCCAAACCGGCAACGCTATACGTTATGGAATGGGGTCGAGAATGGTGACCATAAGAACCGAACACGACGCGAGGTGACCCTCCCCACCCCACGGAGCGACTCCTACTATCTGTGGACGCAGGCTTCGATGCGGGCGGTGACCTATCTGGAGCGACAGCCGGAGGTGAATCCGGACAAGATCGGGGCCTACGGCATCTCCATGGGCGGCTCGATGATGTGGAATATTGCCTTTGACTCGCGCATTGAGGCGGGTTGCGCGATCTATGGCACCGGGTGGAATACTTATACCTATGAAGATACAAGATATTCGGTCGGGATGCCGGAACATCAGCCCAGTGCAAATGATCTGCGCTGGCGTGCGTCGCTGGCTCCGGAGGCGTCGGCTCCCTATGTGAAGTTTCCCATGTTGTTTTTGAGCTCCACCAACGACCGTCACGGCTATATGGATCGTGCGGAGCAAACATTGGATTTGATTCCGGCAGGCGTGCCCAGGGCGTGGGCACTGACGCCGCGTTTACGCCATCATATCGGTTTGGATTTTGTCCATGACCTGCCTGCCTGGTTTGATGTGCACCTAAAGGGTGAGGGCGTCTGGCCGGACAATCCGGAAACGGCCATGACATTGGGGCAAAATGCGGTTCCTCAGTTTACGGTGAATCCGGCGAATAAGCAGGATGTGGTGAAGGTAGAGGTGTTCTACGGACTTGAAACGCCCTTCGCCGTTAATCGGCACTGGCGTAATGCAACGGTGCGTGAGTCCGGAGGCCGGTATATCGCAACGACCCCCGTGATGAACGCGGCCGAATATCTGTTTGCATTTGCGAATATCTTTTATAAATCGGGCGTCGTCATTTCGAGTCCGCTGGAAGCCGTGATCCCATCAACCATGGGTGCGGCGGCAACGATTAAGGAGCCCTCCCGTGTTTTCTACGACGGTCAGGAGGGGGTAGGAAGCTGGACGCGAAACTCGACCGGCACCGATCCAATTCCCGGACGAATCGATAAGCGGCTCATGGCGGCGGTGGGGCCAGAAGGCAAGCCTGGATTTTCTGCCGATCGCGTGAACCCTTTTACCTACGCGCCCAGTGATCCTGAGTTTCGCGCCCCCAAAGGGGCTTCGCTGCAGTTCGATATCAAAACAGAGACCGGCGAGGAATTTGCCGTGAAGTTGCACAAGAACTATTGGGTGGCTGACTTTCAGACCTATTCTTGCAAGGTTGACTTGGATGCGGATCGTGGATGGCAGACGGTGACCTTGCCGTCGTCCCGCTTTCAGAATGACAAAGGCGGCGCGTCGCTTGGTGACACGATCAATGAGGTGGGGGGACTGGAACTGTCACCGCAGAACAGAAAGTGGCAGGACACGAAGGTGATCTTTCGCAACTTCCGTTGGGTCGGGGGCGAGTACGTGCCTCATGTGCATGCGTATCGAAAGAAGGATGCCGAGTTAGTCGCAGGCGTAACCTCCAGCGATGACGCGGATCATTTACAGGATCATGAAGCCGTGAAATCAAACGATGGCAACGCGTCACACTCTGTAGACGCGTTGCGGAAGGAGGATGATGAATTCAGCAACTTGCGGAGGGTTAAAGAGGAGAGCGTTTTTAACATTAAAACCTACGGTGCCATTGGTGATGGGGTTGCCGTGAGTACGGAATCGGTTCAGAAGGCCATTGATGCCTGTCATGCTGCAGGAGGGGGAGTGGTTTGGGTTCCTACAGGCGAATACGTGATCGGCACGATCAGATTGAAAAGCAACATCACTCTCACCCTCGATCATGGAGCGAGCTTGCTGGGCAGTCAGGATTTTGCGGACTACGCCACCGATCTTACGAAACCCAGAGAAGGATGGGCTCAGTGTCTTATCTATGCCGAAGATGCTACTCACATAACGATAGAGGGGCTTGGGGTCATAGACGGCCGGGGAACGCGAGAAGCGTTTCCCTGGGGGAAAGGACCAAGTCCTCGACTGATGCGGATGGAAAACTGTGATCATCTTAAGTTTTCCGGTGTTACCTATCGAAGATCAGCGTTTTGGGGACTTCACTTAGTCGACTGTCGAAATGTTCATTTTGATGCGGTCACGATCTTCTCCAGAGAGAACAATCGCGGTAATGATGGCATCGATATGGATGGCTGCGAAAACGTATTGGTTGAAAATTGTGACATCAATTCTGGGGATGATGCCATTTGCCTAAAGAGTTCACTCAACCCTTGTAGAAACATTGTCGTCAGAAACTGTAAGGTATCGAGTGGTACCGCTCCTCTGAAATTTGGCGCCTCTTCATATGGTGGGTTCATCGATGTCCGTGTCACCAACTGTTACTTTTACGACAGTCCCTCGGGGGCCATTAAACTCGAATTGGTCGATGGCGGACGCCTAGAGAATGTAGCCATCTCCCGAATCGTTATGGAGGATGTGGGCAATCCAATTTTCATTCGCTTGGGCAGTCGAGGCCGCACGTACGACAAATCTCCTAAAGGTGACGAACGCGTTAGGGCAGAGGTGGGGTCGGTGAAGAATATCCGCATCAGCGACGTGGTGGCGGAAGTGACCATGGAAAACAAGACGAAAGCGATCTCCGACCTGACCGACAGAGAGAAGAGCAAGGCCGGTCCCATCATGATCACAGGCATTCCTGGCCACATGATTGAGGACGTTGTCCTCGAGAATATTAAAATCTCCTATCCGGGTTATGGTAGCGAAGAAGAAGCGAAGCGAGTTGTACCAGAGGATGAAGATCGCTATCCGGAGCAATTTTTCTTTGGAGTGCTACCGGCTTGGGGTGCCTATATCCGTCATGCCAAAAATGTCGAGTTCAACAACGTCGAGTTAACGCTCCGCGGCGAGGACGCGCGCCAGAAAATCGTATTGGATGATGTAATTTCATTCAATGAAATCAACTGAAAGTTTTCCCCTGCTATTTCATGAAAGGTTTACTAATGAATCGGCTCCACTTTAAAAATCAATCAGAGTTCATAACCCCAACGCACAAAGGCAAACGGCTTTTGCAGGTCGCGGTGGTTTTGGCAATCCTGATCCCCGGAACTCTCCACGCGGAACCTGCGGGGCCGGGCGACTGGTCCAAAGTGCGTCTTTTCGGCCACGCTTTCCGGAATGGCGACTATACGCCGGAACAATACGCGTTCATCCGGGACAATTTCCATATTTTCACGATTGAAAAGCGGCATGCAAAGGATATTTACGGCGCAACGAGTACTGAAAAAGCTGCCGCGGAAACCGCAAAGAAACTCGTGCAGAACAACCCGGACATGCGCGTACTTTTCTACTGGAGTACCAACACAGCCTATAGCCAATTCTATACCACCATTCGGGATATGGTTGCACAACACCCGGACTGGGTAGAGGAGGTTCGCAAAGGAACCGT includes:
- a CDS encoding glycosyl hydrolase family 95 catalytic domain-containing protein, yielding MRILIGFAFILTSAIFQSAEAVEMDVNWERFLARHDLVWTELPTAWHDGPFLGNGMLGSMIHQMDDHTLRISLGRADMEEHQPQGTAFIKNSRLPNGYFTLKTVGKMTGFAGRLDLYHAETRVQVKTELGTIDIRGLVHSNEMVIFYDLEPSDGEKAFQLDFVPLKAISPARLQAELAIKEQGNRAPSSRLGWAQSPYKYNPDPTLTKLDGFSVSKQPLTCGGENGTAWIVKERSKGRKELFISIEHSYPEATATADAVAHLKAIENEPLDQFVARHRKWWHEYYPQSFISIDDTRMESFYWIQVYKFGSGARKGRAFMDTMGPWMVENTAWANGWFNLNTQLSYWFLSTANRLEVAESLFSKLDEKLPQLIKNMPPECEGKCAGISAITPQTFISPVGRVGGGYTGELLWTCHDYWLMLQRTMDAQRSTEKFFPLLKATVNTYLYLMKEGNDGKIHLPNTKNPEYGNGEDCNFNLALFRWGCKTLVYIDERYGINDPLLPTWKDVLERLVDYPVDETGFMIAKGYPFAKSHRHYSHLMMIYPLIEVSWDQPENRELIKKSVDHWINYPGTGNAGYSFSGAAAMYALMENGEEAARYLDIFMRMQELFPQSPGKIWCTTMYTETGRIQPVTETPLSLCDSMQLMLLQSRGDKTLVFPAVPASWKNVSFAGLLAAGGFEVSAKRANGKTAFVCIKSKAGEPCLLQTDIQLKRVEGIPESAVQQVEEGLFKIDMKKGDQVTFFADGEVSASVSPVKAEPEDSNTFGLNERYNREG
- a CDS encoding glycosyl hydrolase family 28 protein; the protein is MMKVKIAMVKPFVAVMAGLFVGAASLSGAQTDTVETMSPPEIWEGYDPRAEPLDEEVLKTWEQDGVRYKEVYFNGEQFDGEYVRIYGMYAAPIGGKNLPALVHLHGGGQTVNESWLKTLTSRGYAVMTFNWGGEWPNRQRYTLWNGVENGDHKNRTRREVTLPTPRSDSYYLWTQASMRAVTYLERQPEVNPDKIGAYGISMGGSMMWNIAFDSRIEAGCAIYGTGWNTYTYEDTRYSVGMPEHQPSANDLRWRASLAPEASAPYVKFPMLFLSSTNDRHGYMDRAEQTLDLIPAGVPRAWALTPRLRHHIGLDFVHDLPAWFDVHLKGEGVWPDNPETAMTLGQNAVPQFTVNPANKQDVVKVEVFYGLETPFAVNRHWRNATVRESGGRYIATTPVMNAAEYLFAFANIFYKSGVVISSPLEAVIPSTMGAAATIKEPSRVFYDGQEGVGSWTRNSTGTDPIPGRIDKRLMAAVGPEGKPGFSADRVNPFTYAPSDPEFRAPKGASLQFDIKTETGEEFAVKLHKNYWVADFQTYSCKVDLDADRGWQTVTLPSSRFQNDKGGASLGDTINEVGGLELSPQNRKWQDTKVIFRNFRWVGGEYVPHVHAYRKKDAELVAGVTSSDDADHLQDHEAVKSNDGNASHSVDALRKEDDEFSNLRRVKEESVFNIKTYGAIGDGVAVSTESVQKAIDACHAAGGGVVWVPTGEYVIGTIRLKSNITLTLDHGASLLGSQDFADYATDLTKPREGWAQCLIYAEDATHITIEGLGVIDGRGTREAFPWGKGPSPRLMRMENCDHLKFSGVTYRRSAFWGLHLVDCRNVHFDAVTIFSRENNRGNDGIDMDGCENVLVENCDINSGDDAICLKSSLNPCRNIVVRNCKVSSGTAPLKFGASSYGGFIDVRVTNCYFYDSPSGAIKLELVDGGRLENVAISRIVMEDVGNPIFIRLGSRGRTYDKSPKGDERVRAEVGSVKNIRISDVVAEVTMENKTKAISDLTDREKSKAGPIMITGIPGHMIEDVVLENIKISYPGYGSEEEAKRVVPEDEDRYPEQFFFGVLPAWGAYIRHAKNVEFNNVELTLRGEDARQKIVLDDVISFNEIN